The genomic DNA AATAATCAGCCAAATTAGGCTTCCCTGCCTCTACCATGATATCACAAACTATTTTTCTGAATTCTTGAGCACTTGATGAATTTAGGTCAACCAAATCCACTCaaaaaatagtgttggacagcaaaTTGATGGTAGTATCAAAAGCGGCTTGCCCTATGTTGATAGCTTCACCTTTAGGGCAACTTTCGCCAACATTAGCAATCAGTTCCTGAATCTTGTTCCGACGCAGGTATAGAGTGGTATCGACTTTCATACTAGCGAAAATACGGGTATTACAGACTTTGCGAAGAGTTCTCCAAAGCGGCGAGACGGGTATCCACGTCAACCAAACTTCATGGTGTTGACAGGCTCGGATAGCATCGATCATGGTTAGGTTAGAGAAAACAATATCCTGTTTCTGCAGGATTTCTTTGGCCATTGTTTCCGATGAAACGACGACGGTGATTAAGCTGCCAAGTTTGAGACTCATAACGGGGCCATGAATCTGAGCAAGCTTAGTGAAGGATCTGTGGGGTTTATCCCCAAGATCGATGAGATTGCCGATTATTGGCATCCGCTGCGGACCAGGTGGAAGCTTTTGTTGACTTGATTTACGTCCATTTATAATCGAGTTGAAAGCTTGAAGCAGGAGCCAAATCAACAGTGGACATAGCAAGGAACTTGTTAACAAATCTATCTCTCCCTAACACAGATTAAACTACGGTCTCAGTTGCATTAGCCGCCATGGATTAGAGTTGACGTCATTATTTTCTTGATTAATGCAGAAAAAACAACAAAATATTTCCGATTAGGTTTaaagtttttcttttttatatatttaatcatAAACTGATGgaggtaaattataaaaaaaatgtgCATTTTTACACCTTTTGAACTTCCTCtgaatatttcataattttcaacAAGCAAGTAAATAATGAAAGATAAACAAGGCAATATAATTTGCAAGTATCAAAGAAACATCCAACAAGAGGCATGAAATTGGAGGGGAAAAAGAACCGACCTTATCAATGAAAAGAGGGCCAACCCATTTGAGGAAAACAGCAGCTAATAACCCCAAATGGTAAATAATAAGGTTCTCAATTTGATCCAATACCAAATATACCTTTTCTACATAGAAGAACAAGCTGGCTCCTTTAACAACAAATCCCTCTCTTCTGATTCACATTCTTCAAATAATGTCAGCCTCAAATTTACAGTGTTGCCATTAACATCATCATCACCATTATCACCCTGGACTCCTTGCTTTAGTTCTCACACCACCTCACTCCCtcatcattattatcattatcatcatCATAAAAGGTTATTGAGTTTCAGAAGAACCCTAATTTTCCTGTTTGTTTCCTGAGAAAATTAGAGAAGAAGAACGTGTGAGAGATGAGGTTAAAaatgaaaagagaaagtgaaggaAAGAACGAGTGATGAATCTAAAGCAAAGAAGAGCATCAAGCAACTCTAGATATTGGATATTTGGTTTTTCAATTAATTACttcaaaaggaaaagaaaatttattgttTTAAGTGCACGTGGCACACCATTATTGCTCAGAATTTGGGAATTTTTGCAGCCGCAAAAGGGAATAGCTGCTACCATAATTGCAGGCAATGGTGCCGTATTACTATTGTTTTAAGTGCACGTGGCACACATTATTGCTCAGAATTGCAGGTGTCTCTATTTGAAAACTACACATCATTCATGGTTGAGTTCAATTGAAAGagaatatattatttttgtatggATTCTTTTCAccgcatgattttttttttttttgttgtttttgttgttgttgtttgccATGTTTTTCTTTTTGAGACATCTGATATAAAAAAAGTTAACTGAAGGCTTTGCTTTTGTTCTTATCGGTCTTGTTGCTTGAATGACAAGTGTGTTCTTTGTGTAAGAAACCTGAGTTGCTGAAGAATCTAAAAGCTGGTTTGTAAGACAAATTATTGTGAGATTCGGGTTGTTTGGTTGTGGGAATCTAACGGTGGATAGTTAAGAGTGGCTAACATGGACGGCTAAGGATGTTTCTAACTTTCAATGGAATGATATTTTTCTTGTTCTCATTTGTTTGGTGGAACCAATCACTCTGGTAGGGAAAATACCATGAAAGGGACTCTTTCAACAGAATCATATGAAAGGGAAAAAAGATGAAGCGATTATTAATATTACACGGATGGATCCATGGGTTCACCCGTATCTGGTCGTCCGTCTCTCGAGTATATGATGAGAAACTAAGAATTTGTCGTTTGACGGACTCTGTGTTTTTCCACCACTATGGTGAAGCCCTCTGCTTCTTATGGTGTTTAATGTCGGCACCTCTCCAGGGTCTCACTAGATATGTACCTCGACAGCCTCTCTCCCTCTCCTTCCTAAGCGTAGCAGTGCAGTGAGGTTGCTAAGGTTTTGGGGACTGATTTTCGTTGGGCTTAGCCTATATGCTTTATTTAGTTGTATTTTTTGGGCTTTGACTAGGCCTTTTTATTATcattagaataaaaaatatatattagctGCGCTAAT from Gossypium arboreum isolate Shixiya-1 chromosome 9, ASM2569848v2, whole genome shotgun sequence includes the following:
- the LOC108455450 gene encoding geraniol 8-hydroxylase-like — protein: MPIIGNLIDLGDKPHRSFTKLAQIHGPVMSLKLGSLITVVVSSETMAKEILQKQDIVFSNLTMIDAIRACQHHEVWLTWIPVSPLWRTLRKVCNTRIFASMKVDTTLYLRRNKIQELIANVGESCPKGEAINIGQAAFDTTINLLSNTIF